Part of the Cereibacter sphaeroides 2.4.1 genome, CCTCGCGCTTCGTCCGTTCGTCCGCGTCCATGACAGCCTCCTGCATCCCGGGCGCAGGCCTAGACCCGGTCCCCGCCCGGGTCAAAGCCGCGCGACGTCGCACGGGCAGCCTGACCGGGAGAGCCGCCACCCAGAGGCCAGTCACCCTGAGGCGACGTGGCCCCGCCGGGTGCGCCTGCGGCCCGGCCCGTGATCGGCGCCGACCGTGCGCTGGCGCAACGTCGGGGTCGTCGCGCGTGCCTACGCAAGTTCGCCGGGGATCTGGTCGCGCACATGCATCTGGAGAATGAAGTGCTCTTCCCGCGCTTCGAGCGCCCGGCCGCCGCTTGACCTTCCGACGTGGCGCGGGGACAAGCGTCGTCAGTGTCCCTGAAAGGTTCTACCTGTGCCCGCGCCGCTTTCCCGTCCGAGACTGGCCGTAGCCATCGTGGCCCTCGCCGCCATCCTTCTCGCGCTCGTGCAGCTCGAACGGGCGCGGATCGGGATCGAGCGGATCCCGCTCGCGGTGGGCGACACCCCGGCCACGCTCTACCGCCTCGAAGGTGACGCAGAGGCGCCGCTCGCCGTCGTGACCCATGGCTTCGGCGGCTCGCGCCAGATGATGGAGGCGATCTCGCTGACGCTCGCCCGGGCGGGCCTTGCGGTCGTTTCCTTCGACTTCCGCGGTCAGGGGCGGAGCGCGATCCCGATGTCGCCCGACGCCTTCCCGAACGAGGCGGGATCGAGCGGCACAACCGTCCAGCTCGTGCGCCAGACGCTCGAGGTGGTGGAGGCAGCCCGCGCGCTGCCCGGCATCGCGGGGCCTCCGGCGCTGATCGGCCATTCCATGGCGACCGACATCCTCGTGCGCGCCGCAGACCGGCTGCCCGAGGTGGGGCCTGTCGCGCTCATCTCGGCCTATTCGCGGCAGGTGACGCCCGAGACGCCGGCGCGGCTCCTGATCCTCTCGGGCCAGCGCGAGGGCGGCCTGCGCGAGGTCGCGCTCGAGATGGCGCGGCAGGTGGCGCCCGACGCGGCCGAAGGCGAGACGGTGCGGGCGGGCGCCGTCGAGCGGCGCGCATCGGTCGCGCCCTATGTGGGCCATGCGGGCGTGCTCTGGAGCCCCACCACGCTCCGCGAGCTGCGGGACTGGCTCGCGCCCGGACGCGACACGCCGGTGGCGGCGACGGGGCCCTGGATCCTTCTTCTCCTCGGGGGGATCGTGGCGCTGGTCTGGCCCGCAGCGGCCCTTCTGCCCGCGCGGGGGCGGCCCGGGCCGGACGTGGGGTGGCGCTTCTTCGCCGTCCTCCTGCTCGCGCCCGCCCTGCCCGCCGCGCTGCTTGCGCTGAACTTCGGTGCGTCGGTGCTGGGGCTTGCGGGGATCGGGCGGATCGCGCTCTTCTTCGGGGTCTGGGGCGGGGTGCAGCTCGCGCTCCTTGCCCATTACCGTGGGCTCGACCGGCGGATCGACGCGGCGGCGCTGGCGCTCCTCCTCGGCGCAAGCCTCCTCTTCGCGCTTGCCATGGACCGCTATGCGGCGGCCTTCCTGCCCACGGGACCGCGGGTGCCGCTGATGGCGCTGATGGCCTGCGGCACACTGCCCTTCATGCTGGCGCATGCCCATCTGGCACGCGAGGCGGGGATCGCGCGGCGGATCCTCCTCGCCCTCGCCCCGCTGCTGGCTCTGGGCGGCGCCATCGCGGTCGAGCCCGAGCGGCTCGGCCTCTCCTTCACCGTCCTGCCCGTGTTCCTGCTGTTCCTGCTCGTCTTCGGCAGCATGGGCCGCTGGATCGGCCGTTTCACCGGCCCGATGACCATCGGTCTCGGGTTGGGCCTCGTGCTGGCCTGGTCCTTCGCCGCCTCGACACCGCTGTTCGGCGCAGCCTCGCGGCTCGTCTTCTG contains:
- a CDS encoding alpha/beta hydrolase, which translates into the protein MPAPLSRPRLAVAIVALAAILLALVQLERARIGIERIPLAVGDTPATLYRLEGDAEAPLAVVTHGFGGSRQMMEAISLTLARAGLAVVSFDFRGQGRSAIPMSPDAFPNEAGSSGTTVQLVRQTLEVVEAARALPGIAGPPALIGHSMATDILVRAADRLPEVGPVALISAYSRQVTPETPARLLILSGQREGGLREVALEMARQVAPDAAEGETVRAGAVERRASVAPYVGHAGVLWSPTTLRELRDWLAPGRDTPVAATGPWILLLLGGIVALVWPAAALLPARGRPGPDVGWRFFAVLLLAPALPAALLALNFGASVLGLAGIGRIALFFGVWGGVQLALLAHYRGLDRRIDAAALALLLGASLLFALAMDRYAAAFLPTGPRVPLMALMACGTLPFMLAHAHLAREAGIARRILLALAPLLALGGAIAVEPERLGLSFTVLPVFLLFLLVFGSMGRWIGRFTGPMTIGLGLGLVLAWSFAASTPLFGAASRLVF